One genomic window of bacterium includes the following:
- a CDS encoding HD domain-containing protein, whose protein sequence is MAGREIFLRDTIHGIVSLDTADPGDRLIWALVQTPEFQRLRRIRQLGLTNLVYQGAEHTRFAHSIGVMHLTGRILDQLAKTAVITPEERLATRVTALLHDTGHGPFSHVSEMVLKVS, encoded by the coding sequence ATGGCCGGCCGCGAGATCTTCCTCAGGGACACCATTCACGGGATCGTCAGCCTCGACACGGCCGATCCCGGCGATCGCCTGATCTGGGCGCTGGTGCAGACGCCCGAGTTCCAGCGCCTGCGCCGCATCCGCCAGCTCGGGCTGACCAACCTGGTCTACCAGGGCGCGGAGCACACGCGCTTCGCGCACAGCATCGGCGTCATGCACCTGACCGGGCGCATCCTCGACCAGCTCGCGAAGACGGCCGTGATCACGCCGGAAGAGCGCCTCGCCACGCGCGTGACGGCCCTGCTGCACGACACCGGGCACGGGCCCTTCAGCCACGTCTCCGAGATGGTGCTGAAGGTGTCC